ATGAGAGCCGCCGATGTCAACGATTGTGCATTCGCCGGTGCCGAAGTCGTAGTTATCGAGGAGATGAGATAGGTGGTAGGATGGGTGGAGGTGGGAGAAGCGCATGGCGGTTATGAATTGTGCTTGTCGACGGGGGTCGTTGGAAATCTCATCGAAGGGATTCTTATTTGTGTTGAAGGCGAGGGAGTAACCCTGTTATAGTGAATGGGGTCAAAATCATGTGTTCTGGTGGAGGAACTGAGATAGTAGTTTCTTACCGTTTCATTGGGCTCTTCTGAACCGGGCCACTTCTCTGTCGCGTCGACTGTTCGTGTGAACGCGGGCCAGTATTCCTCAGCAATGTTAAGAAGCCAGGCCTCTACCATAGGATTGTTGATCAGGAGTCTGGAGGCTGCGGTGTGACCGATAATGCCTTTTTCGGGCTCATCGAAGACATGGCGACTGATGGCCACGCGAAGAAAGCGAGTGAGATCCTTAATGTTCAGATTCGTTGCTTGCGCGAGCTCTTCGAAGGTGATCGTGCCTTCGATAGGGACTTGTGGGGCGATCTTATAGCGGTAGATGTACTGGAGGCTAAGGAGAAACAATTGCTTGTACAAAGTTCAGATGGGGGAAAACAAGTGTTGCCAAGGTTGGTGAAGGGAGCTAACCTCGCCAGGGCAGCTAAACAGAAGCCCAAGTGGACCCAGGAGTAAGTGATGGAGCTCGTATGTCGCCTCAATGGCGGACTCCCTGGCATCTGCTACTTCCTGAGGGAGTGGTTGGCGGGGATCAAGTCCATCACCATACTGGTAAGATGGCTCCGGGAGGTTCAGGGACTTTACAAAGTCAAGGTAAACCTTGGTAGTGTTGTGGACTCTATCCAGTAATTGTGTAATGCTGCCTGTCGCGGCACTTTGCGATGAGAAGCGGGCCTGTATTTGCCCTAATGGCCGGCGGCACAATGAGCGCGAGGCAATTCGAACGGAAAAGGCCCGTACAGGCACATGGAAGTTTACCATGTTCAACGATGAAGATAATCAATTGTTGAAAGGGTGAAAGGTAGTTGTCCTCTTGCCCACTGCTCTCCGAATGCTTCAATCTTATTGCGGCTATATGAGTGCCCATGAGGcaaattattttttaaccCCTAATATGTCTGTAAGATTGTGTAATTGTATATGTACAGCCCCGCTCGGACTTTTCCCCCCTGGGACCCGCAATATAGCCCTCTTGAATGGGATCTGCAGGGACTGGGCACCATTGTAGACGTGGAAACCCAGAGGGCCATGTCAGAGTGTACTAAAGAGCAACAAAAAAGCAGGTCATAATCCTTGTTATTGCAGTCATTTTTTATGATTCGATTAACATCGGTTAGCGGTGTCTCCGATATGGACAGCCCTAACTAATCCCCGCGCGAAATGACCCCGCAGGATGGCGACTCGTGATTCTGATTGCCTGTCTATTCTTGGGGTCCTCCTTGATTGAGCTAGATACCAAAGCTATCAAAGTTGCTATTCCGCAGATCTTGCCGGAATTCTTCACGCTGAATTCATAATGTGGCCTGTTACGCTTTTGAACTGTGACAGACGATGTTCTTCTGGGAAGTGCATGCACTCATCCAGCTGTAGTGGGCAGTATGCCATGCTCATTGCCAATGGTTCACAGCCGGGCGGGCGGGCCATTGCAGGTTTAGGCCCTGCTGTGGTCACCATTATTCGCCCAGCCCTAATACTCCAGAAGCGGTCATTTTGTACGTGGAATGTTATCAATGTATTTGTGTTTGTGGTGTGTATCGAGCCTTTTCTGCGTGCTATTTCACCCAGCCCGTAAACTGGCAATGTGTTTTCTTAGTGTATCtcttaataatttaaattcaCCAATAGTAACCTACCTTCGGTGCTGTTGCTCTCGTCGGACACACGCTCTTTCTGACCTTGAGAATTAAAAGAATGATGACCGCTCGATTCTCCTGCGCGTCGAACTAGTTAGCATGGATGTTTTGGGTTGCAATGACTTGATTGAGGCAGTATCCTGCCTAGTACTATTCAATCGTTGGCAAACCTTTCGTCGGTGTAGTCACTTCAACCTTGCTATTCGTCTCCAATCATTGGAGATACAGCGATTGCGCCCCAGTCTCGCTGCATGTCTTTCGCCGGGGGCCCGTATGCACATGTGCATTCATCCGTTTCGTTCTCGGGATAGCAAAGTACATACCTGGTGCGCTTCATACGTGTATCTTCTACGTCTTCCTTAGTGATGCGGCAAGGCATACGGATTTCCCCGCTTCTTACTTCGAAGGCCCGCATCGTATCAGTCCAGTGCCAAGCGGGATTAATTTTACCCTGCTGACGATTTCGGAAATGCCTGCATTAGCCCCCAGTTGGAGCAGGCACTAGACGGAGGGGTCATTACGTGAGATACAGACTCTTCTTGTTTAAACCAACCTGTATAGGTACCTAAAAAATCCCTCTGCGTAATAAGTCGTACTTGAATATACTGGTGGGACAGGCCATTAATCCGCAGCACTATTCTACTACGAACCGCGCTTCTCGCCTATCAGGCTAGCCTCGGTCGTTCTCCAGTTCGCGACACTGGCTAATAATAACTGCGCCATGTCTATCTTTCTGGGTAAAGCGGTAATCATAGTACAATTTAAGAGTAAATTCACGGTCAGATTTCGGATCCTGACCGGGAAAGGAGGTTTAAAAGTCTGGGCGGAAAATCTGCAGATCTTCGCCTCAACCCTGGACGCACTGGCGGTCCCGCATGAGATTGGAGATGAGGAATTCATTAAAAGATGTATTTGGTCCGTGGTGGTGCCGTTTACCTTGGGATCAAAGTTCACTTTTTAGATGAAGTAACCACCTCCAAGTCGCTACGAACGTGCACAGCATCCATCGGCACAATCGCCGCATCACTTGTCTGAGACTCTGTGTCCCCAACATGGCTTTCCTGCGACGGGCCATGTTTTTTGCCCGATACGCCCAGTAGCGGGTTATGAGGTGTATGCTTGACCTTGCCAAATAGATGCTGGTTTTGTGAGGTGACGAAGAGCTGTCTGAATGACGCGATACAAGCAATAATGATCCCTATTGAAACTAcatcagcaagaagaaattaCATGGTAGGAGATAACACACCGGTACCCATCTCGACGAAACTCCACAAGTACAGCCAGCCAATATCCACACTGCTGTTGAGGGAATTGTTGACGACTACTCGGATAATGGCGACAACCATAATCAGGATGGTCGCTGAGAACACGCTGAAAAGAATTAACTTCTTACGGAGCGAGATGCGGGTGTTCCATAGAATGAGAATAGGGATTGAGAGGACTTGATCTCGCAAGCAGTATTAGCTCCATATCCGACTATTTCGAATTTAGATCAGATCAACGCACTCAAAATATCAGTGACAATATCCCCGGCACAGTTTGCCCAGAATGTGCGGTTCTGATAATGGACATGATCGAGGTCGCTGCATTTGGCTGATTATAACCCCACGTTAGTCTTTGTCTTCTGGGCTGGACCAGATCGTCAAAGTTCTCACTGATTATATACTCCATTCCGCCTAGGCTACACTTGTAGTCGACGTCGGCCACGCATGCAATATAGACGCCTCCAACAACCAGCATGACAACATACCACCAAATACGATGGCTCTTGACCTTGGAGTTGAGgcggaagaaaaaggacatGAATGAGAACTTGATGGCCCACAGCCCTGAGTAGAACATAATCGTCATGGGAGCTATATATCGCATGAATGATTCAAACATAGGCAGAACTGCGGGGGTGTATGATTCCTGGCCAGTGCTGATCGCATACAAATTATAAAGCACTTGCCCCTGGATCTGCCAGATGATCGCATTGGTCAGCATGATGGCCCATGCGAGTAGCACGAAGATATCATCGACAAAGAGTCGACGGAATGAGGCAATCCGGACAAAGATGCGAAAGAGGACGAAGACAGTGTCAGTAGCCGTAAATGCCCAGAGCACGCCCTGTAACTCGGAAAGTTAGTGGCACAGACAATGGATGGCTCTGAATAAGTGCCAATCACCAGAAAGGCATGTTTGGAAATTTTGGCATGCATCATTAACATTGAATCTGCCATGATATCGGGGACCtcagggaagagaggaaatggaCTATTAAGTGATGAGCGGAGAAGTGGGCTGGGAATGCGATAAATGGACTCGGCTATTTCAAGATAGTTAATTCCAATGCGATGGTAACGAGCTGACAGGAGCAGCGTTCAAACCCATGCTAATGCTCATATCACCCACATTAGATGGCTTATTGCTCCTCTTCGGCTGCATAAAAACCCGTCCCATTCCAGTGGGGGCCATTCTGCAGGCAGGGCGCCATTCAGGGTTATAGAGCCAGGCGTGACAGACGTGCTAATGCAATTACTATGCACAGACTATTACGAGGCAGTGCTGTCATCCATGCATTGAGCCCCTCAGTTATGGTATTATGGGTGCCACCTGGAGCATTACCTGATTCGTGTCAATGTTTCAGGTAAATCATAATCTTCTGACTCGATCAAAACGGGACGTCTAATCGAGGACAGACTGCTCGTGCGTAGGCTAAATAGAGCGTAATGCCAGCCGCTTCAGGTGTCTCCAGATAGTCACACGGATGGAACCGATATTGGCAGTTTGATCATGCCTGCATTCAGTCTTTCTTTGATTGGAATCGGGGTGGTAGCTGTGGGTACAGTGTGGGCACTTTGGGCTTTGACCAGGAAGTTGCAAGTCCCAAACAATTATCCCAACGCACCACGCAGCCTTCCATACTCAATACCATTCCTGAAAAGCACCATCCCATTTGTGCTCGACGGACTAAACCTTTTCCGCCAGGCCTCGTGAGTATTCACCCCGGCCAAAATGCGAACGAAGTAAGGGACTAACCAGCTGCCAGCCTCTATTGCCAGGATCGTTGGCCACTGCGGGTAGATCTTCTAAACGGCGAGGTCTATATAGTCCAAGGAGCTAAGAACATCGCTTCCATTTTCAGCACGCCCGGCCTTACAGTTACACAAGCATATGGCATTGCACTGAAGCATTGCTTTGGGATGGAGCAGAAAGCCGTTGATGCCTATCTCGCTGATACCTCGGGCTCCTGGCATCGGCCCATTCCCGGCAGCCAAACGCCGTGGCACGGACGTGTGAGTTACCACACACACGAGAACCTTGTTCAGGGCCTCTTAGGCGCAGGGTTGGACCCAACGACGGAGCGCATAGAACGGCTATTACTTGCCTCTCTGGAGGGGGCCGTGTCAAGGACGTCTGAGTGGACGTATGGTATGGACTTGACCGAGTTCTTTGAGACCCATCTCGGGTCAGCGATCCTACAAGCCTTATATGGTCCGCTGCTGGTCACAAAGAACTCAGACTTCAACCGCAACCTGTGGCGGTATGATAAACAAATAATGAGACTAGCCAAGCGCTTACCGTCGTGGCTAATCCCCGAAGCCTATCGTCTGCGGGATGAGCTTCTCGGCGCTATCATGAGGTGGCATCAACAGGCTACTCTACTCTCAGAAACAATCCCAAGTTGTGAAAGGACCAGCGGAGGTGAAGCCGATCCATACTGGGGGTCGGCGATGATGCGCGAAAGGAATAAGATGCTGTTGAGCATCGAAGGACAGGATGCCAAATCAGTGGCATCCACGGATCTTGGCTTCATCTGGGCGTATGCCTTGTAGTGTTATTTTGCTTGTCTTATTTACTGTCATGACTGACTTGTAACTAGCTCTGTTACGAATGTGGTCCCATCTACCATGGCCCTTTGCACCCACATGTACCGTGATCACTCCCTCGTCGAGAATATCCGTTTAGCGGCGCTGAATTGCATCCGGCCAGGGGCCACCTTGCGCTTCGACCTCAATAAGCTTGGGAAGCAGCCTTTGCTGCTCTCGATGTATGCCGAGACCTTGCGCTTTGGCGTACAAATTCATATCCCCCGGTGCTCACCACATCAACCGCTTTCGGTGGCAGGAGTAACCATCCCACCTGATAAAATGATCTTTATCAACACAAGTCTCGCGCACACTGACAAGTCCGTATGGAACACACGGAATGGAGAATATCCGCTGGATACCTTTTGGGCACAGCGATTCCTGATTGACCCAAAAGACGAAGGCAGCGGGCCTACAAGGAAAGAGTGTTCTCAGCCACTTGAATCTACTCCTAGGGGAGAGTACAAGAGGATGGATGGTCAAGGTTCAAGCTCAGGGCAATTTACCTTAGAAGGCCTCGATGGAAGCTGGATACCGTATGGAGGTAAGGCCGATTCaagatttataaaactttCTACGGAAAACACTGGGCCGGCTATTGACAGAATGTAGGCGGACAACACGCATGTCCGGGTCGTATTTTAGCAAAGCGCATTATATTGCTCGCAAGCTCCATGATGGCTACCATGTTTGATATTGAGCTGCTGGCGCCCAATTCCTCCTTGCAGTTTGGGTCACCGCGCTTCGGATTTGGAGTCCGCAAGCCATCTGCGCAAGTGCCTTTTCGGATCCGACGCCGAAAGCCAGTCAATCAAGATCCTTTTACCTGCTAGGGTCTAACTATCGAATGTCCATAGCTGTAACTAGactaatataaatctaaCAGCGACCACCGCGTTTGTGGTACCGCTTAGTAACTGACATCAATCTGAATGTAGTCGTcagaataaatatagtatcGAAACCGTAGACCCCCTCTATACTAGGTAGTTCGATTCCCATATGGTTGGTTCAATCCAGAAGAATATCAGGATCtaggagaagagaacatATATCCCTGTCTAGCCTTCTTTTTAGGCAGCTCAAATTCAGATGTCAGACACTCCTTGTTGACTCACCCCGTCGGCAAGCATCGCACCTTTATAATTGAAGGGTTCGAATTCGATTTTTGCGAGTTGTCTTTGATTCAGCTTGAGCCCTAAGCCAACAGTAGACCTGATACTTAGGCTATCAAGCCACGCATAAATGGGACAGGCCGAGATATTCACACCCGCAGTTCGACAAGAATCCGATTTGGACAGGAAATCTAACGTTACTGGAGGCTTCCTCCATGGCGCGGTCCTGATCTCGCTTCTGCAATACTTACCCTTGCTTTACCAAGCCGTACAGCTCGAAATGGCTATTTTATCCGCCATCTCCCTGCTGcccatcgtcatcattgATGTAGTGATTGCAGCGGCCTCCATGCTGATGGTTCCGTTGTTCGGTGGATATGTATGGGTTCTACGGGTTGGCTTGGATCATACTCACCCTGGGAACCGGCTTGCTGGCCCTGTTTGATGTgggatcatcatcctccatgCGTCTCGGACTGCCCGTCCTTTGAGGAGTCGGTGTTGCCATTTTCAACACGGTCTTCTCAACATCCATGTCCGCTGACCCCTCTCCAGGACCCTGCCAATGCGGTTGCCTTCATTGACAAGCTAAGTTCTCTAGATGTTCCTCATGGAACGCTTGGCCCTGTCCTGAGAGTTTATCTAAAGTGCTTCCAGACAATATTTTATACGATGACGGACCTTAGTGGACTAGGATTGGTGATTTCGATTTCCGTGAATGAGCTTGATCTCATGTCCCAGGAACTTGGAAATCAGCGCTTCGAGGAATAGTCGGAAAAGCAGATGCTCATAGCTCCACAGACTCAATCGTAACCTACTTTTGGGCTGGTGGAGAACATCTTGCAAATCCTCGATCGTCCCCTGGAGATCATTCAACCCCGAGTGCAATGGcaatttaatataattcttgGGATGACTGTTAACTGAATACATTTCCGTTCTATCTCCGTTTTGTTCTCGCCCATCGCATGGATGACTTTTCCCCGATCAGGAGATAATCCTCCGTCTCCATCTCGGCAGGGATAGTCTGCTTCATGTTCCCACGTTCGTGAAAGGGCCATTTGTTGCTCCCAGGTGTGATGCGGGTTGCGCCATTGTCATCCATGAAATCGTagaaggtgaagaggaaaTTGATCTGTCGCTCTGTGCATGGCGTATAGGAGATCGCGGTGCAAGACCTGGGAAGCATTGTTCGTCACGTTGGTCGTATCTCCCACAACGCACTCGAGGAATTTACGGATTTCTCCCTCCCGGGACTGCTTCGCCATAGCCTGACCTCTCCCCTCGATTTGGCGATGCAGCGGCACAAATGCCAACCACCGAGGACCCGCCAGCGCTCGCTCGTTAAGCACTCCTATCCGTGAAAAGGGTCTCCCTGAAGCAGAATGGCAAGAACTCCTAGCAGCCAAGAAGGTGCAGGATATGCAACGCGCAGAAGGCCTTGCCACGAGGGACCGCCTCACTCATCAATTGCaggccgccgccgccgccaacGACACCATCAGTCCATCATCTCCGTCCAGCGGACGTGGGGGTGCAGCGAGCGAGGCAGTCCGTAATGAACTGTCGGCTGTTGAGCGACGAATGCAGGATGATGAGAGGGTGCAGTATACGCTTGCGACTATGAATCGGTGTGTCAATGGGTATTGTTGGGTGAGGGTTgccgggggggggggggggcgtTTGACGATGTGAGGGAGGGATGCATTACGTTAGTATGGATGAGTTGAGAGGGAGTCTTTTATAATCTGCTAGGATGACATTGGATAGGTTGTGTCGGTATTGATTATGGGGGCTATCTTTCTGTTACTTTGAAATGTATGTACCAGTATAGACTGCATTTGACTTCAAATCGGAACTTCGAGTCTTCAATGATGATTGATCACGCCTGCTATCCAATCAACGGCTGGGAGCATCACGTTGAGATGAATATCGTCACCCGTGTTAGCCCCAATATCAAATGCATGGTGCGCTCCGTCGACGATATGTTCCTTGTGACGGAGTCCTTGACTGTCGAGACATTCGGCCAGACCAACTGCATGTGCGACTTCAAAAAACTCGTCTTGACTTCCAAGGATCTGGTACGTTGGGGGATAGGCAATCTGCTTTGCAAGATGCAAGGGACCTAATGTATATTTCGTTAGCAGATCGTTATATTAAGCATACCATTCTCAGGCAGCGAGGGAAACTTACTGATGCCATCAATCTCAAATTCTTGCGCTTCTCCCTTTTCCGGCAGTTGCCATTCTATAGTGCTGCCATCAGGGCAATGTCGAATCAAACCGCGAAGGAGAAATTCAGCTACCAGTCCTCGACGGAAAATTTCCGCTCCAACCTGTTGCCTTGGATTGAAGACGAAATCTTTGAAACTCTTCGGAGGTGGTGTTGAGGCTATTGGGCGTTCCATATCAACTACCGAACTGATACGTTCCGAAGTGAGTTCTGGCACATCAACTGAATTAATGGTCCCCCCTTCACTAGTTGAATTCGACGAAGGTCTGTTGGGCCATATATAGAGAGAATTGCGGCCGGCTTCTGGCTCCATAATTTCGGCTGATTTTGTGTTATGTCCCTTTCTGTGCATAGACTGGAGGAAAATGCGAGGCAGAGAGAGGGGGTCAAGAACTTACTGTCAACAGGGCAAGTAATGCACCGGCCGATGCACCGGCGACAATGACATCTTCTATAGAAGTTCTCGGCCCATTCTGGCTTAAATGATTCGACAGGCCTTCATGCATCCATTTCGATAGATCGCGAATGTCTTCGAGTTGGCCGGATATAAAGTCCGACTCCGGTAGGAGTCTTGTAATTTGCAGATGCCACGACGTATTGCTGAGCAAGAAACTCGTCGAAAAGAGGTCGGCAGTACTCGGTGCGGTCTCCGCCGATCCATCCTCCGCCGTGAAGGAATAGAACAGCTGTGGTCGTGTCTTTATATGGGAGATTGTCGGGAATGAAAACATCCACTTCGAGCTTCAAATCACGGATGGTCTTGTAGACGTATGTCTTGGCCCCGGGAAAAGGAGGCGGGGGTTGTTTGAAAGATTCCATGAGCAAGGCTTGGGATGACGAGGGAAGAGGGCTCAAATTCGCTAATGAGGTGAGTATTAACTATTGATATATTTTGTTCCAAGGCTCAAAGGATATCCCTTTCCAAACCTGACCTGTCTCCTATCTGATAACCCCCAGCCTCCTCGCAATTCTCCCATTCGTAACCCAATGCTTGAGTGGTGCTCTCCCACTTGCCGAACATGCGCAGCCAGATCGTGCGAAGAACGTCCTACTTCGGATATCGGCTGTAATTCCTCTGCAGTTCCACATCTGCATGCTGTCGTTTCTACAGATCAACTAATCCTCAGGTTGCGGAGTGCGAAGGATGCCGACGGCAACTGAAGTGATGGATAATTATCAAAATTCCGTCAACGATTAGATGCTTAACGACAAATGCCGTGGACTACAGTTTGTTGCATCCCTGTGCAAGATATAAAGAGAGTTGACAACAGATGTTCTGTAAGGTTTCGTTACtgtaaaaataaatcttgATAGTAATTTCCAGAAAATCGTAGCTCTTGATACAAAAGAATGGTGTGACTTCGTGCCTTTCAAGCCTCAGCCTTCAGATAAGGAATACCTGTCAACTTGAATGCCCTCTCACTAAGCTGGGGCTCATTCACTGGCTTAAAACGGTTACTTGGGCACTCCTTGCCGTCTCGCTTGGCAACGTTGGAGCCTGTGTGCTTCGCGTTAGGCCAATGGGTTGTTCCTAGCCAGTTCTCAAACGCTTCTTTCTTGCGCGACAAGTCGTCATTGGTGGTGTCCGCTACCGGCATGTAGCAGGTGTAGATGCAAAAGCGAGGGGTTTCTCCCTTCGGACTGAGGTTATAGTGAGGAGTTCTGGAATCCCATAGCAGAAGGTCGCCAGGTTCAGCACAAACTTTCTCCCACTTA
This window of the Aspergillus flavus chromosome 8, complete sequence genome carries:
- a CDS encoding O-methyltransferase; its protein translation is MVNFHVPVRAFSVRIASRSLCRRPLGQIQARFSSQSAATGSITQLLDRVHNTTKVYLDFVKSLNLPEPSYQYGDGLDPRQPLPQEVADARESAIEATYELHHLLLGPLGLLFSCPGEQLFLLSLQYIYRYKIAPQVPIEGTITFEELAQATNLNIKDLTRFLRVAISRHVFDEPEKGIIGHTAASRLLINNPMVEAWLLNIAEEYWPAFTRTVDATEKWPGSEEPNETGYSLAFNTNKNPFDEISNDPRRQAQFITAMRFSHLHPSYHLSHLLDNYDFGTGECTIVDIGGSHGEVSTEIASRYPQIRCIVQDLPETIADWTTRVPTSLQDRVTCMAHDFLTPQPVHGADVYLLRWILHDWSDKYCVRILRNLVPALKKGARVVVNDICIPEPGELGPKADRDLRFMDIAMKAFNNARERDVETWGELFKEADERFRFLGVTVPAGARMAIIEADWMGP
- a CDS encoding cytochrome P450, whose translation is MPAFSLSLIGIGVVAVGTVWALWALTRKLQVPNNYPNAPRSLPYSIPFLKSTIPFVLDGLNLFRQASLYCQDRWPLRVDLLNGEVYIVQGAKNIASIFSTPGLTVTQAYGIALKHCFGMEQKAVDAYLADTSGSWHRPIPGSQTPWHGRVSYHTHENLVQGLLGAGLDPTTERIERLLLASLEGAVSRTSEWTYGMDLTEFFETHLGSAILQALYGPLLVTKNSDFNRNLWRYDKQIMRLAKRLPSWLIPEAYRLRDELLGAIMRWHQQATLLSETIPSCERTSGGEADPYWGSAMMRERNKMLLSIEGQDAKSVASTDLGFIWASVTNVVPSTMALCTHMYRDHSLVENIRLAALNCIRPGATLRFDLNKLGKQPLLLSMYAETLRFGVQIHIPRCSPHQPLSVAGVTIPPDKMIFINTSLAHTDKSVWNTRNGEYPLDTFWAQRFLIDPKDEGSGPTRKECSQPLESTPRGEYKRMDGQGSSSGQFTLEGLDGSWIPYGGGQHACPGRILAKRIILLASSMMATMFDIELLAPNSSLQFGSPRFGFGVRKPSAQVPFRIRRRKPVNQDPFTC